One part of the Caproiciproducens sp. CPB-2 genome encodes these proteins:
- a CDS encoding glycoside hydrolase family 25 protein produces the protein MRGIDVSKHNGTIDWGRVAASGIEFVMVRAGYGNRISQKDPKFEENVRGALSHSLHVGAYWFSYAVSAADAQTEAEVCKKVLASYKGKLDFPIAFDYEYDSIRYANEQGVDPDNAQIDGMGRAFLERMKADGWYAALYTNNDFIRSGRFSAATLKAYDVWLADYSGEPDYPCAIRQTGSTGTVPGIGGKVDTDESFQNYPAIIPAGGYNGYPVQVSTIVEIDTTMDISYAHGTYYVVKTASPQPVTLTAGTGGVAAIVPFPRTGNIQLFAVVAVGQSGQETGIYTSVSGEKPLRRFKFKIQ, from the coding sequence ATGAGGGGTATCGATGTCAGCAAGCATAACGGCACCATTGACTGGGGCAGGGTGGCGGCTTCCGGAATCGAATTTGTAATGGTCCGCGCCGGATACGGAAACCGGATCAGCCAGAAGGACCCAAAATTTGAAGAGAATGTCCGGGGTGCGCTTTCCCACAGTCTGCATGTCGGCGCATACTGGTTCAGTTACGCGGTGTCCGCGGCGGACGCTCAGACCGAGGCGGAGGTCTGTAAGAAGGTCCTTGCGTCCTATAAAGGGAAGCTGGACTTTCCGATCGCGTTTGATTACGAGTACGATTCGATCCGCTACGCAAACGAACAGGGCGTCGATCCGGACAATGCTCAGATCGACGGCATGGGCCGCGCGTTTCTGGAGCGGATGAAGGCGGACGGATGGTATGCCGCGCTTTATACGAACAATGATTTCATCCGGTCCGGCAGATTCAGCGCGGCTACTTTAAAGGCCTATGACGTGTGGCTCGCCGATTACAGCGGGGAGCCGGATTACCCCTGCGCCATCCGGCAGACCGGCTCGACGGGAACGGTTCCGGGCATCGGCGGAAAAGTGGACACGGATGAGTCCTTCCAGAATTATCCGGCCATCATCCCCGCCGGGGGCTATAACGGTTATCCGGTGCAGGTCAGTACCATTGTGGAGATCGATACCACAATGGATATTTCCTACGCGCACGGGACGTACTATGTTGTAAAAACCGCCTCCCCCCAGCCGGTGACTCTTACCGCCGGGACGGGCGGGGTCGCGGCCATCGTGCCGTTCCCCCGCACCGGGAACATTCAGCTGTTTGCGGTGGTGGCCGTGGGACAGTCCGGACAGGAGACGGGGATCTATACCTCCGTATCCGGCGAAAAGCCCCTGCGGCGATTCAAGTTCAAAATTCAGTAG
- a CDS encoding phage holin family protein, with amino-acid sequence MEKWKAAVIAIFAALSAWLGVLAVPVLLLAAVNVIDYATGLAAAKFRDQKISSYKSFRGIAKKISMWLLVAVGAILDCLLAYAAQRAGTELHFGFAVASLAAVWLICNEVISILENISDIGVALPPFLMKIASALKSQVESKID; translated from the coding sequence ATGGAAAAATGGAAAGCGGCCGTGATCGCGATATTCGCCGCGCTGTCCGCATGGCTGGGCGTGCTGGCCGTTCCGGTGCTGCTGCTCGCAGCGGTAAACGTCATTGACTACGCTACCGGCCTGGCCGCGGCGAAATTCCGCGACCAGAAGATCAGCAGCTACAAAAGCTTTCGCGGGATTGCGAAAAAGATAAGCATGTGGCTTCTGGTGGCGGTGGGCGCAATTCTGGACTGCCTGCTTGCGTATGCGGCGCAGCGGGCCGGAACGGAGCTGCATTTCGGCTTTGCTGTCGCGTCGCTTGCCGCGGTGTGGCTGATCTGCAACGAGGTCATCAGCATTCTGGAAAACATATCCGATATCGGCGTGGCGCTGCCGCCGTTTTTGATGAAAATAGCGAGCGCCTTAAAATCACAGGTGGAAAGCAAAATCGATTAG